The nucleotide window GATCCGCGAGACGGTCGACCTGCTCACCCGGGTCTTCCCGGCCCGGACCTGCTCGGCCGGTGTGTTCAAACGGCATCGCCAGATCGACCGGCCGTGCCTGCTCGGTTACATCGACAAGTGTTCGGCCCCCTGTGTGGGGCGGGTGGACGCCGAGGAGCACCGGGAGATCGTCGAGGACTTCTGCGACTTCCTCGCCGGCCGCACCGACCTGATGATCCGCAGGATGGAACGGGACATGACCGTCGCCGCCGAGGAACTCGATTTCGAGCGCGCCGCACGGCTGCGCGATGACATCGGCGCGATGCGACGCGCGATGGAGAAGCAGGCGGTCGTGCTCGGCGACGGCACCACCGCCGACGTGATCGCCCTCGCCGGCGACCAGCTCGAGGTGTCGGTTCAGGTCTTCCACGTCCGCGACGGGCGGGTACGCGGTCAGCGCGGATGGGTCGTCGAGCGCAGCGACAACGGAACCGACGGCGACGTGGTGGGGGAGTTCGTCACCCAGTTCTACGGCGCCCAGGTCGATTTCGACGCCACGGTCGACGTCGGGACCGACCGGGCACACGGGGAGTCCATACCGCGCGAGGTGCTGGTCCCGGAGTTGCCCTCCGACGCCGAGGAACTCGAGGAGTGGCTGTCCGGTCTCCGGGGAAGCCGCGTGCGGCTGCGGGTTCCCCAGCGCGGCGACAAGAAGGCGTTGTTCGAGACCGTCGCCCGCAACGCGTCCGAAGCCCTTGCGCAGCACAAGCTCCGGCGCGCCGGCGACCTCACGACCCGTTCGGCGGCCCTCACGGAACTGCAGGAGTCGCTGCTGCTCGATCAGGCGCCGCTGCGCATCGAATGCGTGGACATCTCGCATGTCCAGGGCACCGACGTGGTCGCCTCGCTCGTCGTCTTCGAAGACGGCCTGCCGCGCAAGTCCGACTACCGGCACTACTCGATCCGCCATGCCGCCGGTGAGGGTCACTCCGATGACGTCGCGTCCATCGCCGAGGTCACGCGACGGCGCTTCCTGCGGCACCGTACCGACCGTGACGCACCGCCACCGGTGTCCGGGGAGATCAGCGCCGCCGCCGACACGCCGGCACAGCCGCGGAAGTTCGCCTACCCGCCGAACCTGTTCGTCGTCGACGGTGGTGCGCCGCAGGTCCACGCCGCGGCCGCGGTACTCGACGAGCTCGGCATCACCGACGTCTCGGTGATCGGGCTGGCCAAACGCCTCGAGGAGGTGTGGGTCCCCGGCGACGACGACCCGATGATCCTGCCGCGCAACAGCCAGGCCCTGTTCCTGCTGCAGCGAGTGCGTGACGAAGCCCATCGCTTCGCCATCACGTTCCACCGCAGCAAGCGCAGCAAGCGCATGACCGAGTCGGTGCTCGACGGCGTGCCCGGTCTGGGCCGAACCCGCCGCACCGCGCTGGTGACCCACTTCGGTTCGGTCGCACGCCTGCGTGAGGCATCCTTGGACGAGATATCCCAGGTACACGGAATCGGCCTCACCACGGCGCGCGCGGTCAAGTCCGCGCTCTCCGACGAGGTGCCGGTGCCGGAGCAGACCCCGACCCCGGCCCCGGCGGAGGCCGAGAAGGAGATGACGGTGGCAACCGGTGACGCGGGACGAGGTGTCGATGAGTGACCACACCGAAGCGGAGAGCACGGTGACCGCGGAGCAGACCGGGACCGACTTCACCGTGCTGTTCGTGACGGGGATGTCCGGCGCGGGACGATCCACCGCGGCGAACGTGCTCGAGGACGACGGCTGGTACGTCGCCGACAACGTGCCGCCCTCACTGATCTCGACGATGGTCGGGATGGTGCGGGAGGACGATCCCTCGATCACGCGGCTCGCCATGGTGCTGCGCGCCTCCGACGACAACCTCGCCCACCAACTCGAGCAACTGCGGGACCGTCTCGAACAGTCCGGGATCCGCACCCGACTGCTGTATCTCGATGCCAGCGATCAGGTGCTGGTTCGCCGGTTCGAACAGGTTCGCCGCCGTCACCCGTTGCAGGGCAAGGAGACCCTCGTCGAGGGGATCGCCCGCGAGCGCGCGATCCTGGCCCCGATCAAGAACGTCGCCGACCTGGTGGTGGAGACCTCGGCGCTGACCGCGGCGAAGCTGCGCGCGATCGTCGAAGGCGTCGCGCCCGGCGACACCGAACCCCGCCTGTCGATCGTGGTGCAGTCGTTCGGCTTCAAATACGGGCTGCCCATCGACTCCGATCTCGTCGCCGATGTCCGGTTCCTGCCCAACCCGCACTGGATCGACGAGCTGCGCGACCACAACGGCCGCGAGGCGCCGGTCCGCGACTACGTGCTCGGTCAGCCGGACGCCGACGGGTTCCTCGACCACTACACCGGACTGGTCTCGATCGTCGGTCGCGGGTATCTGCGAGAAGGCAAGCGCTACATGACGATCAGCGTCGGATGCACCGGTGGCAAGCACCGCAGTGTGGCCATCGCCGAGGAGTTGTCGGCTCGTCTGCGCCGCGCCGTCGACGACGCCGGGCTCGCGTCCTACGACGTACGGGTCATGCATCGCGACCTGGGGCGCGAATGAGTTCCGCCGAGCCGCGGATCGTCGCCCTCGGCGGCGGACACGGCCTCTACGCGACGCTGACCGCGATGCGCTACCTCAGTGCCGACATCACCGCGGTGGTCACCGTCGCCGACGACGGGGGATCGTCGGGGCGACTGCGTGCCGAACTCGGACTCATCCCACCCGGTGACCTGCGAATGGCGCTCGCCGCGTTGATGAGTACCCCCGAGGGGCTCGAGGATGGACAGCCCGCCGATCCGGTCGTCCGCCGCCGCCACGAACTGTGGGCCGAGGTCCTCCAGCACCGATTCGGCGGCCGCGGGGCCCTGGCCGGACATCCCATCGGCAACCTGCTCCTCGCCGGACTCACCGAGGTGCTCGGCGACACGGTCGGGGCGCTCGCGGAGTTGCGGGCGATCTTCGGCATCACGGGACACGTGCTGCCCATGTCGACCGTGCCGCTCGACATCGAGGCCGACGTCTCGGGACTCGAGGCCGATCCGCGCATCAGCCGTGAGATCCGCGGGCAGGTCGCGGTCGCCACCACCCCCGGCAAGGTGCGTCGTGTACGGCTGCTGCCGGACGATCCGCCGGCCTGCGAATCGGCCCTCGCGGCAATCGAATCGGCCGATCTGGTGATGTTGGGGCCGGGCTCGTGGTTCTCGAGCGTGATCCCGCACGTCCTGGTGCCCGAGCAGCTGAAGGCCTTGCAGCGCAGCCGTGCTCGCAAGGTGCTGGTGGTCAACCTGGCTCCCGAGCCGGGGGAGACCCCGGGGTTCTCGGTCGAGCGACACCTCCACGTGCTGCACGCCCACGCGAACACGTTCCGCGTCGACCATGTCCTCGTGGACGCGTCGTCGGTCCCGGCCGGGCGTGAACGTGATCACCTCGAGCGTGCGGCCGGATTGTTCGGTGCGGAGCTGAATGTCGGGGACGTCGCGGTGCCCGGCCGTCAGGTCCATGACCCGGCGAAAGTCGCCGCCGTGGTGAACGAACTGTGCGAAGGTGAATTGACCCGTTACTCTGGCCGAGCGGACGCCTGACCCGGGCGATGTTCCGCGACTTTCTCGAGGGACGTGTGGTCTGTTGACAGGAGGACAGGTACCGGTGGCGATGACGGCGGCGGTGAAGGACGAACTCAGTCGCCTGTCGGTGACTCAGGTGAGTTCTCGGAGAGCCGAGGTGTCGGCGTTGCTGCGTTTCGCCGGCGGCCTGCACATCGTCGCGGGTCGCGTGGTGGTCGAGGCCGAGGTCGACATGGGCAACGTGGCGCGTCGCTTGCGCCGCGAGATCCACGACCTCTACGGCTATGCCTCGGATGTCCACGTCCTGCGCGGCGGCGGGCTACGGAAATCGGCGCGCTACATCGTGCGGATCACCAAGGACGGCGAAGGCCTGGCACGGCAGACCGGACTGCTCGACCTGCGCGGCCGGCCGGTGCGCGGACTGCCCGCACAGGTCGTCGGCGGCAGCGTCGCCGACGCCGAGGCCGCCTGGCGCGGAGCGTTTCTCGCGCACGGCTCGCTCACCGAACCCGGTCGGTCGTCGGCTCTGGAAGTCAGCTGTCCCGGACCGGAGGCGGCACTCGCCCTGGTCGGCGCGGCACGGAGGCTCGGAGTCACGGCCAAGGCGCGCGAGGTCCGCGGCGCCGACCGGGTCGTCATCCGCGACGGCGAGGCCATCGGCGCGTTGCTGACCCGCATGGGTGCCCACGACACGAGGCTCGTCTGGGAAGAACGCCGTATGCGGCGGGAGGTCCGCGCCACCGCGAACCGCCTCGCCAACTTCGACGACGCGAACCTGCGTCGATCGGCGCGCGCGGCCGTCGCGGCCGCGGCCCGGGTGGAACGCGCACTGGACATCCTCGGCGACGAGGTGCCCGACCATCTCATCGCGGCTGGGCAGCTTCGCATCACGCACCGGCAGGCGTCTCTCGAGGAGCTCGGTCAGCTCGCCGACCCGCCGATGACCAAGGACGCCGTTGCCGGACGAATCCGCCGGCTGCTGTCGATGGCCGACAAGAAGGCCCGCCAGGACGGGATCCCCGACACCGAGTCCGCGGTCACCTCCGAGCTGCTCGACGAGGCCTGAGACCCGCGGCGGAGCACCACCGGCGTGCGTGACCCGGACCTGCGGTGTGCCGAGCGCAGGGTCGCCTACTAGGCTGGTGGCGACGTGCGCGGAGGCGTGACCACTCAGGTGTGCTCTCGCTGACCGCGCACGCGCGGCCAGACAGGGCTTGACCACCAGGCCCGACCATGAATACCGCTAAGGAGCACAACTGTGACTGTTCGGGTAGGCGTCAACGGATTCGGCCGGATCGGCCGCAACTTCTTCCGCGCCGTCGAAGCGCAAAAAGCTTTGGGCACCACCGACATCGAGATCGTCGCGGTCAACGACCTGACCGACAACGCGACCCTCGCGCACCTGCTGAAGTTCGACTCCATCCTCGGTCGCCTCTCCGACGACGTCTCCCTCGAGGGCGACGACACCATCGTCGTCGGCGAGCAGAAGATCAAGGCCCTCGAGGTCAAAGAAGGCCCGGCCGCGATCCCGTGGGGCGACCTGGGCGTCGACGTGGTCGTCGAGTCGACCGGTATCTTCACCGCGCGCGCCAAGGCGCAGGGACACCTCGATGCCGGCGCCAAGAAGGTCATCATCTCCGCCCCGGCGTCGGATGAGGACATCACGATCGTCATGGGCGTGAACGACGACAAGTACGACGGCAGCCAGAACATCATCTCCAACGCCTCGTGCACCACCAACTGCCTCGGCCCGCTGGCGAAGGTCCTCAACGACGAGTTCGGCATCGTCAAGGGCCTCATGACCACGATCCACGCGTACACCCAGGACCAGAACCTGCAGGACGGCCCGCACAAGGACCTGCGTCGCGCGCGCGCCGCCGCCATCAACATCGTGCCGACCTCGACCGGTGCCGCCAAGGCCATCGGCCTGGTCCTCCCGGAGCTGAAGGGCAAGCTCGACGGCTACGCGCTGCGTGTCCCGATCCCCACCGGTTCGGTCACCGACCTCACCGCACAGCTGTCGAAGACCGCCACCGCCGACGAGATCAACGCAGCGCTCAAGGCAGCTGCCGACGGTCCGCTCAAGGGCATCCTCAAGTACTACGACGCGCCGATCGTCTCGTCCGACATCGTCACCGACCCGCACAGCTCGCTGTTCGACGCCGGCCTGACCAAGGTGATCGACGACCAGGCCAAGGTCGTGTCCTGGTACGACAACGAGTGGGGCTACTCCAACCGCCTCGTCGACCTCATCGGTCTCGTCGGCAAGTCGCTCTGATCCACCCCCAACGACTTTAGGAGTCAACGCCTCATGGGTGTTCCCACTCTGAAAGACCTTCTGGAGGAAGGTGTTTCGGGCAGGGGTGTGCTGGTCCGGTCGGATTTCAACGTCCCGCTCGACGGGTCGACGATCACCGATCCGGGTCGCATCCTCGCGTCCCTGCCGACGCTCAACGCGCTCATCGACGCCGGTGCGAAGGTGATCATCACCGCGCACCTGGGTCGTCCGAAGGGCGAGCCGGACCCGGAGTTCTCGCTGGCCCCGGTCGCCGCCCGGCTCGGCGAGGAACTCGGCCGCAACGTGCAGCTCGCCGGTGACGTCGTCGGAACCGACGCGCTGGCACGCGCGGAAGGGCTCACCGACGGCGACGTCCTGCTGCTGGAGAACATCCGCTTCGATCCGCGGGAGACCTCCAAGGACGATGCCGAACGCGAGGCGCTCGCCAAGGCGCTCGTCGAGCTCGTCGGCGATGACGGCGCGTTCGTCTCCGACGGTTTCGGAGTGGTGCACCGCAAGCAGGCCTCGGTCTACGACGTCGCCAAGCTGCTCCCGCACTACGCGGGTGAGCTCGTCGCCGCCGAGGTCGAGGTGCTGTCGAAGCTCACCGACGAGGTCACGCGTCCCTACGCCGTCGTCCTCGGCGGCTCGAAGGTCTCGGACAAGCTCGGCGTCATCGAGGCCTTGGCACCCAAGGTCGACACCCTGGTCATCGGCGGCGGAATGGCGTTCACGTTCCTTGCCGCGCAGGGGTATTCGGTCGGCACCTCGCTCCTGCAGGAAGATCAGATCGATGTCTGCAAGAGCCTGCTCGAGCGGTTCGGCGACGTCATCCACCTGCCCGTCGACGTCGTGGTGGCCGACAAGTTCGCCGCCGACGCCGAGTCGGACACGGTGGCCTCCGACGCGATTCCGGACGGCTGGATGGGACTCGACATCGGGCCGGAGTCGGTGAAGCGGTTCGCCGCGGTGCTGTCCGGTGCCAAGACCATCTTCTGGAACGGTCCGTCGGGGGTGTTCGAGTTCGAGAAGTTCTCGTCGGGCACCCGCGGTGTCGCCGAGGCCATCGCCGGCGCGACCGGGAACGGCGCGTTCACCGTGGTCGGTGGCGGCGACTCGGCCGCCGCCGTGCGCACGCTCGGCCTGCCCGACTCCGACTTCTCGCACATCTCCACCGGAGGTGGCGCGTCGCTGGAGTACCTCGAGGGCAAGGAACTGCCCGGTCTCAAGGTCCTGGAGAGCTGAACCATGGCACAGCGTAAGCCGCTCATCGCGGGCAACTGGAAGATGAACCTGAACCATCTCGAGGCGATCGCGCTGGTGCAGAAGATCGCGTTCGCGCTGCCGGCGAAGTACTTCGACAAGGTCGACGTGACGGTGATCCCGCCGTTCACCGACATCCGCAGCGTGCAGACCGTCGTCGACGGGGACAAGCTGCTGCTCACCTACGGTGCGCAGGATCTGTCCGCACACGACTCGGGTGCCTATACGGGCGAGATCAGCGGCGCGTTCCTCGCGAAGCTCGGCTGCACGTTCGTGGTCGTCGGGCACTCCGAGCGGCGCACGCTGCACGGTGAGACCGACGAGGTCGTGCTCGCCAAGACCAAGGCCGCGCTCAAGCACGAGCTCACGCCGATCGTGTGCATCGGCGAGGGGCTCGACGTCCGCGAGGCCGGCGAGCACGTGGCGTACAACGTCGCGCAGCTCAAGGGCTCGCTCGCCGGTCTGTCCGCCGCCGAGATCGCCAAGACCGTCATCGCCTACGAGCCGGTCTGGGCGATCGGCACCGGTCGGGTGGCCGGCGCGGACGACGCGCAAGAGGTCTGCAAGGCCATCCGTGAGGCCCTGGTGGACATCGCCGACGCCGACACCGCGGCATCGGTGCGCATCCTCTACGGCGGATCGGTCAACGCCAAGAATGTCGGCGACCTGGTCGGACGACCGGACGTCGACGGCGCGCTGGTGGGCGGGGCCTCGCTGAAGTCCGACGAGTTCGCGACGCTGTCGGCGATCGCCGCGGGTGGCCCCTTGCCCTGACGGGTCATACCCACGCGTACACTGTGGCAGGTTGGCCTCGAGTCGATGCGATTCACGTCGTCTCGATCGGGGGCCGGCCTGCCACAGCTGTATGTAAAGGGCTTTACGGAAGGGCGTTTCGACTCGTGACTGTGCAAGGTGCACTCGACATCGGATTGATCGTGACCAGCGTGTTGCTGATCGTGCTCATCCTGCTGCACCGCGGCAAGGGTGGCGGTCTGTCGTCGCTGTTCGGCGGCGGTGTCCAGTCCAGCCTGTCGGGCTCGAGCGTTGTCGAACGCAACCTCGACCGGCTCACCATCTTCGTCGGACTGATCTGGGTGATCTTCATCGTCGGCGTCGGCGTCGACATCAAACTGTCCGGATAGCATCTCGGGATGCCGCTCCCGGGTGATGCCGGGATACTTGTCGGCATGAGTGAAACCGTCCCCACACGGGGAGTCCCGGACTGGCGCCCGTCCATCTCGATCGTCGACCACATCGTCGTCGACGACGAGGGCCGTGCGCTCACCGAACCTTTGCGCGAGGACATCCGCCTGCTCGGCGGAATCCTCGGTGACGTCGTCCGAGAGCACTCCGGCGCCGACGTGTTCGATCTCGTCGAAGCGGCCCGCGTTGCCGCGTTCCGCGTGCGCCGCAACGAGATCGACCGGAACGAACTCGCGGACATGTTCGTCGATCTGGACATCTCCACCGCCGTCCCGGTCATCCGGGCCTTCAGCCATTTCGCCCTGATGGCCAATCTGGCCGAGGACATCCACCGCGAGAGGCGTCGGGCCATCCACGTCCGGGCCGGAGACCCGCCGCAGGACAGCAGTCTCGCCGCCACCTACCGCAAACTCGCCGCCGCGGGGCTGGGCGACGAGGAGGTCGGC belongs to Gordonia sp. KTR9 and includes:
- the uvrC gene encoding excinuclease ABC subunit UvrC, with product MADPTTYRPAPGSIPTDPGVYKFRDEHRRVIYVGKAKNLRSRLTSYFADITSLHPRTRQMVTTAASVEWTVVGTEVEALQLEYNWIKEFDPRFNVRYRDDKSYPMLAVTLNEEYPRLFVYRGPRRRGVRYFGPYAHAWAIRETVDLLTRVFPARTCSAGVFKRHRQIDRPCLLGYIDKCSAPCVGRVDAEEHREIVEDFCDFLAGRTDLMIRRMERDMTVAAEELDFERAARLRDDIGAMRRAMEKQAVVLGDGTTADVIALAGDQLEVSVQVFHVRDGRVRGQRGWVVERSDNGTDGDVVGEFVTQFYGAQVDFDATVDVGTDRAHGESIPREVLVPELPSDAEELEEWLSGLRGSRVRLRVPQRGDKKALFETVARNASEALAQHKLRRAGDLTTRSAALTELQESLLLDQAPLRIECVDISHVQGTDVVASLVVFEDGLPRKSDYRHYSIRHAAGEGHSDDVASIAEVTRRRFLRHRTDRDAPPPVSGEISAAADTPAQPRKFAYPPNLFVVDGGAPQVHAAAAVLDELGITDVSVIGLAKRLEEVWVPGDDDPMILPRNSQALFLLQRVRDEAHRFAITFHRSKRSKRMTESVLDGVPGLGRTRRTALVTHFGSVARLREASLDEISQVHGIGLTTARAVKSALSDEVPVPEQTPTPAPAEAEKEMTVATGDAGRGVDE
- the rapZ gene encoding RNase adapter RapZ encodes the protein MSDHTEAESTVTAEQTGTDFTVLFVTGMSGAGRSTAANVLEDDGWYVADNVPPSLISTMVGMVREDDPSITRLAMVLRASDDNLAHQLEQLRDRLEQSGIRTRLLYLDASDQVLVRRFEQVRRRHPLQGKETLVEGIARERAILAPIKNVADLVVETSALTAAKLRAIVEGVAPGDTEPRLSIVVQSFGFKYGLPIDSDLVADVRFLPNPHWIDELRDHNGREAPVRDYVLGQPDADGFLDHYTGLVSIVGRGYLREGKRYMTISVGCTGGKHRSVAIAEELSARLRRAVDDAGLASYDVRVMHRDLGRE
- a CDS encoding gluconeogenesis factor YvcK family protein, giving the protein MSSAEPRIVALGGGHGLYATLTAMRYLSADITAVVTVADDGGSSGRLRAELGLIPPGDLRMALAALMSTPEGLEDGQPADPVVRRRHELWAEVLQHRFGGRGALAGHPIGNLLLAGLTEVLGDTVGALAELRAIFGITGHVLPMSTVPLDIEADVSGLEADPRISREIRGQVAVATTPGKVRRVRLLPDDPPACESALAAIESADLVMLGPGSWFSSVIPHVLVPEQLKALQRSRARKVLVVNLAPEPGETPGFSVERHLHVLHAHANTFRVDHVLVDASSVPAGRERDHLERAAGLFGAELNVGDVAVPGRQVHDPAKVAAVVNELCEGELTRYSGRADA
- the whiA gene encoding DNA-binding protein WhiA produces the protein MAMTAAVKDELSRLSVTQVSSRRAEVSALLRFAGGLHIVAGRVVVEAEVDMGNVARRLRREIHDLYGYASDVHVLRGGGLRKSARYIVRITKDGEGLARQTGLLDLRGRPVRGLPAQVVGGSVADAEAAWRGAFLAHGSLTEPGRSSALEVSCPGPEAALALVGAARRLGVTAKAREVRGADRVVIRDGEAIGALLTRMGAHDTRLVWEERRMRREVRATANRLANFDDANLRRSARAAVAAAARVERALDILGDEVPDHLIAAGQLRITHRQASLEELGQLADPPMTKDAVAGRIRRLLSMADKKARQDGIPDTESAVTSELLDEA
- the gap gene encoding type I glyceraldehyde-3-phosphate dehydrogenase, with protein sequence MTVRVGVNGFGRIGRNFFRAVEAQKALGTTDIEIVAVNDLTDNATLAHLLKFDSILGRLSDDVSLEGDDTIVVGEQKIKALEVKEGPAAIPWGDLGVDVVVESTGIFTARAKAQGHLDAGAKKVIISAPASDEDITIVMGVNDDKYDGSQNIISNASCTTNCLGPLAKVLNDEFGIVKGLMTTIHAYTQDQNLQDGPHKDLRRARAAAINIVPTSTGAAKAIGLVLPELKGKLDGYALRVPIPTGSVTDLTAQLSKTATADEINAALKAAADGPLKGILKYYDAPIVSSDIVTDPHSSLFDAGLTKVIDDQAKVVSWYDNEWGYSNRLVDLIGLVGKSL
- a CDS encoding phosphoglycerate kinase, with the protein product MGVPTLKDLLEEGVSGRGVLVRSDFNVPLDGSTITDPGRILASLPTLNALIDAGAKVIITAHLGRPKGEPDPEFSLAPVAARLGEELGRNVQLAGDVVGTDALARAEGLTDGDVLLLENIRFDPRETSKDDAEREALAKALVELVGDDGAFVSDGFGVVHRKQASVYDVAKLLPHYAGELVAAEVEVLSKLTDEVTRPYAVVLGGSKVSDKLGVIEALAPKVDTLVIGGGMAFTFLAAQGYSVGTSLLQEDQIDVCKSLLERFGDVIHLPVDVVVADKFAADAESDTVASDAIPDGWMGLDIGPESVKRFAAVLSGAKTIFWNGPSGVFEFEKFSSGTRGVAEAIAGATGNGAFTVVGGGDSAAAVRTLGLPDSDFSHISTGGGASLEYLEGKELPGLKVLES
- the tpiA gene encoding triose-phosphate isomerase; the encoded protein is MAQRKPLIAGNWKMNLNHLEAIALVQKIAFALPAKYFDKVDVTVIPPFTDIRSVQTVVDGDKLLLTYGAQDLSAHDSGAYTGEISGAFLAKLGCTFVVVGHSERRTLHGETDEVVLAKTKAALKHELTPIVCIGEGLDVREAGEHVAYNVAQLKGSLAGLSAAEIAKTVIAYEPVWAIGTGRVAGADDAQEVCKAIREALVDIADADTAASVRILYGGSVNAKNVGDLVGRPDVDGALVGGASLKSDEFATLSAIAAGGPLP
- the secG gene encoding preprotein translocase subunit SecG is translated as MQGALDIGLIVTSVLLIVLILLHRGKGGGLSSLFGGGVQSSLSGSSVVERNLDRLTIFVGLIWVIFIVGVGVDIKLSG